In Spirosoma aureum, a single genomic region encodes these proteins:
- a CDS encoding Lrp/AsnC family transcriptional regulator — translation MDGSTEQHASTPLPLDHKDIEILRLLQANAKLTVRDIATQIHLSPTPTHERIKRLEKHGVIKQYAALLDHRQVNKGIMVLCHITLKDHDRQTAGAFISAIQQFDQVIECYNISGEFDFMLKIVASSMESYHYFMVNHLNEIKGIGQTKSSFVMDIVKQTHELI, via the coding sequence ATGGATGGCTCAACAGAACAACACGCAAGCACTCCCCTCCCACTCGATCACAAGGATATCGAGATCTTACGATTGCTTCAGGCAAATGCCAAGCTCACGGTTCGGGATATCGCTACTCAGATTCACCTGAGCCCTACGCCCACCCATGAACGGATCAAACGACTGGAGAAGCACGGCGTCATCAAACAATACGCAGCCCTGCTCGATCACCGGCAAGTCAATAAAGGCATTATGGTGCTCTGCCATATTACGCTGAAAGACCACGACCGGCAAACGGCCGGTGCCTTCATTTCCGCCATTCAACAATTCGATCAGGTCATTGAATGTTACAACATTTCGGGCGAGTTTGATTTCATGCTCAAGATTGTTGCCAGCAGCATGGAGAGTTATCATTATTTTATGGTCAATCACCTTAATGAGATCAAAGGCATCGGGCAAACGAAAAGCAGTTTTGTTATGGATATTGTCAAGCAAACCCACGAGCTGATCTAG